From Methylococcus capsulatus:
CATGGAGATGGAGGGCATCGCGCTGACCCCGGAAATCCAAGAAGCGCTCGATGCCGCCCACCTCGAAGGCTATACCATGGTGATGGTCGCGATCGGCGACCGGATCGGTGGAGCACTGGAGCTCCAGGCGGCAGTCCGCCCCGAGGTGAAGGACATCGTCGCCGGCCTGCGGGCACGCGGCGTCAAACACCTGGCCATCATTTCCGGCGACCACGAAGCGCCCACCCGCAAACTGGCCGAGGAACTCGGGATGGACCGCTATTTCGCCCAGGTCTTGCCGACGGACAAGGCCGATTACGTGGAAAAGCTGCAGCAGGAAGGCCGCACCGTCTGCTTCGTCGGCGACGGCATCAACGATTCCATCGCACTGAAAAAGGCCAACGTGTCAATCTCGCTGCGGGGCGCCACCTCTATCGCGACGGATACCGCCCACATCGTGTTCCTCGAACAGGGCCTGGGCAAGCTCTGCGAATTGCGAGACATTTCCCGGGAACTGGAGCGCAATATCGCGCGCAGTTGGGCCATGATCATCGCCCCCAATGTCGCCTGCGTCCTCGGTGTGTTCACCCTGGGCTTCGGCGTGGCGGCCTCGGTTTTCACCAACAATGTCGCTGCGCTCGCGGCGCTCGCCAATGGTCTGCTGCCGATGCGGAAGGTCGCCCTTTTGGAAGCCGAACGGCGCCACCAGCTCGAACTCGAGCTGAAGCGCGCGGGCTGTGCTAATGTAGAACGGACCGGAATCCATGAAGCCGGCGCCGCGGCGGAAGTTGTCGACACAGCGGCGGAAATCGACGAAGCCGACGATGACACGGGGAGCGCGCTGGCGGCCTAGAAACCTGGGCCCAACCGAATCGCCTATCTGCTTCGAAACAGCCCACGAGAGAATCGCCCATGTCCGATCCAAACACACCTACATCCAGCGGCCGCAGAAGCAAACCAGTACACGCCGCAGCTCCGGAAGGCGCCGGCGGGCGGCCGGCTCCCAGATTTCGCATATTCATCGTGGATACCGGCTGGTCCTCCCCAGCTGCCCAGGTGATCCGGGACAATTTCGAGATGATCCGCTCATTCCAGGATGGCGACCCGCTCTACGTACTTTCCCCGGAACAGTCCCGGGACATCGTCAAGCGGCATCCACAGTTCATCGGCAAGGACCCGGTGCTCATCGTCCGCGACATGCAGCGGTCCGGCCCGCGCGACGGCGGCGAATACCACGGATTCCATCTCAATCTGGGATTGATCCAGAAGCCCGTAAGGGCACTGCACGCTCTGCAGGAGTTCCTGCGCTTCTTGAGTCTGCACCACGACAGCCCCAATATCGAAAAGGACATCAAGGACAGACTGCACAAGGACGGGTTCATGGGCACGATCGAAGTGATCCGTGAGGGCGCCAAGGACGCCATGGGCGCCTGACGGGACCGCCCGATCGAGCCGCATTTTCACCCCACCAAGACCGGAGGAAAAACGCATGGAACAGGTGACGAACGCACTGACCACAGCCCTGGCGGCCATTTTTCTGTCGGCCATGATCATCGAAGTCCGGCGCCGCCAGAAGCATCTGCAGGAGCTCTACAACGTCCTTGACGAGCAAGACAAGGCGATTGTCGCGGAACTCGACCGTATGGTCGAACTCGGCGAAATCGAACCCTACGCCTATTAGCCGCCTCTCAAACCAACAATCCGACAACAACTGGTAGATGGCCCATAGCATCACGTTCGGTTCCAACTGGCTGCGCATCGAGGCTACGGCGGTCTTCGGCCCCGGCCGGGCAACGATTGCCCGCCGTTTTGCCCGGCAAGTGCTGGCCCTCCCGGAAGTCGAGTCACTCGAGCTGGAACCCTCCCGGGGATATGCGCTCATCAGGCACCGCACCAGAAAAGGAAACGTCGATGCTTTCCGCCGGCGGCTGGCGGCCGCGGTGGGCGCCGATGACGAAGCACTGACAGAGCGGGATTTGCCGCAATGGCCGGCGGATTCCCCCGTGACGCTGCATCGGCATGATGGCCTGATCTCACTGTTCCGGATCGGATCCGCCGACGTTGGTTGGCTGGAGTTACGCCATCCCCTCCTGAAGGGGGATGTTAGATGCCTCCGGAACATCGAAGCTGCGCTCGGCGCACTCGATGCCGTCCGGCACATCTCCGGCCACGCTGCTTCCGGCACAATCCGGATACGCTACGACTCTGATTCGCTGAAACCTTTGCCCCTCATACGCATCGCCGAAAGATTTCTGAGCACTGAAACGATGCTGCGTGTTCCCGAGCCCACAGCGGTGGATTTCCGGGTCGCCAATGCCAGCGTCGGACTCGGCGCCGTGGGGGAACTGATGCTGCCGCTTGCGACACCGGTCGCGGCGGGTCTGCTGGTGGCGAACAATCTCAAGGTTTTGCAGGATGCCGGCAAGCAGCTTGGCCGCGGAAAACTGGGCGTGCCGGTGTTTCACACCGCCCTGCTCGCCTGCTCGATCGCCACGGGTCAGGTCCTCGCTTACGCCCTGACCGAATGGTCTTTGCGCTATTGGCAGCAGAACTGGCGGAAACAGCTGGTCCGGGAAACCCGGGCGCTCTTGGAAGACAGCCTGCCGATTCCGGCGCAGACCGTCCGGGTGGGTGCCGACGGCACCGAGTCACTGGTCGCCCCGACCGATTTGCATACCGGCGAACGGGTCAAAGTTCCAGCACCGCGGGTCATCCCGGTCGACGGCGTCGTCCTCGCCGGCCAGGCCTTGGTCCAGGAAACCAGCCTCCGCGGAAGCCAAGGCCCGGTGCGGAAAATTCCCGGTGATGAAGTACTCGCGGGGTCCGTCGTAGTCAGTGGCTCGCTGGACATCGAAGTCGTCCGCATCGGAGCGGAAACCCGGGCTGCTAGTCTTAGCCGGTCGGTTCTCGACACCGCCACACGGATGCCTTCCGACCAGGCCATGCGGCGCAAAGCCGAAGATCTGGCAGACCGCGCGGTGCTCCCTACCCTGGCCACCGCCGGCATGGGCTGGGCCGCGGGCGACCTGATCACGGCGGGCGCGATCCTGCACCAGGACTGGGTCAGTGGTCCCGGCATGGCTCTGCCGATGCAGGCGCTCCGGGACATGCGGCTGGCCTTGCACAGCGGCGCCCTGCTCAAATCGGCCTCGGCCCTCACCCGCCTGAAGGACAGCGACTTCCTGGTGATCGACGGCGATCTGCCCGGCCTCCTCGATCCGCAGCTCGAACTGGCCGAAGTGGCCAGCCAGGTGCCGGATACCGATGCGATTCTGCGATATGCCGCAGGCGCCGGACTGTTCCTCGGTGACGAACGTGCCGAAGCGCTGGCCCGAAGCTGCGTCCAGCGCAGGCTGGTCGTCCGCAGGCCAGAGCTGCTGTCGCTGGAGGCCGACGCGGTCGAGGTGCGGAGCGGCCGCCATACCGTCAGTCTGACGGGAGCGCTCAGCCACTCCAAGGCGGTCACGGCGCCATTGCGGATGCGTATCGACGGCACCGACGTGGCCGAGCTGCGGTTCACTTACTCGCGCTTGCCGCGCGCGACTCAGACCCTCGCCCGTCTCCGCGCGCTCGGCATGCAGCAGATATTCGTCGTCTCCTCCCGGCCGGACGATGAAGCCGCCGAACTCGCGCGGCGTCTGGGTGCCGATCTTTCCGGTGGAGGATTGAACCCGGAGCAAAAGATCCGCTTTCTCCAAGGGCTGAAAAAACGGGGTGTGCACGCCACCGTGGTCGGCGACTTCGGCAAGGAGCCAGCCACGGCGAGCGAGGCCTATGTCGCCATCGGCTTGGGAAGCCAGATCGCCGAGGGCGGCCCCTGCGACATCGCGATCCTGGGCGAATCGCTCGATCCCCTGGTGGCTCTGATGGAGCTGGCCCAAGGCCACGATGCCAACGTCGTTTCGGCCTGCCGCATGGCGGCGATCCCCAATCTGCTGTGCATCGCCGGCGCTTTCGCTGGACTGCTTAACGGCATTACTTCCGGCATCATCGCCAACCTCGGTGTCATGAACGTCGACCGCCGTATGCGGGCAGACCTGCAGATGGCAAAGGTGTGCCGGGTTCCGGTTCTGCGCTGAACAGCCCGGCGTTCGCCGGAGTCCGGAGCCTTCCCCGCCAGTCCTGCGGATACGCATGAAACACCTCATTCCAGCCGTACCACCGAGCCGTTACGAAGCGGAACAGATCCGGGCCATCGCCGCATGGAAACGGCGCAAGCCTCATCTGGCGAGCCCGATCCTGAACCGCGCGCGGCGGCCACTGGTCCGCCTGAGCCGGAAGGTCTTACCCGTCCCCGCTTCGCGATTCGCACTCGATGCCCTCAACAAGATGGCCGAACAACTGGTACGGGACGATTGGATCCTGCGCCATAGCGGATGCCGCAACCTGGAGGAAATCGGCGCACAGTCGCTGGAATTCAGCGACCGCCTGGCCGACAAAGTCATCGAAGAAGGACTCAAACTCGCCACCGGCGTAGGTGCCATGACCGGCGCGGGCAGCATGGGTACCGTCCTGGTAGGCGTTCCGGCCCTGCTGGGTGTGGCTCTGCGCCTGATCCACCGCGTGTCTCAGGCTTACGGTTATTCCACGGAGCGCACGGGCGACCGCAGTCTCATGCTGCACATCCTGGCGCTGGCCACCGCCGACACACCCGAGGAACGAGCACGCGCCTTGGATGATCATCATTGGCAGCTCGAACATCACCTCGTCGGCGACGCCGTGAACGATGCGGCGCTGGCGGTGCTGCAACGGATCGTGCTCGGCCGGAACCTGGCATCATTCGTTCCCGGCCTGTCCGTCGCGCTCAATGCCTATGCCAACCGGTCCTTCAGCCGGCGCGCCGGCCTCGCCGCCAAGCGCGTTTTCCAGGAACGTTGGCTGCTCGATCACGGCAGGATCGCAGACTGGCTAGCACCTGCATGAATCGCGGTTGAGCCGTGCCACCTTCCGCAGGTAGTATGAATAATTAAACTCCGAAACAGCACCAACATGACCGAAAGTCCTCATTCCAGGCGCAAACCTTCAAAGGGGCGTGACAAGCCTGCCGCCCCCCCAGCCGCGTCCGGGCATGGCGGACAGGAAGCGGACGAAGCTTCCCGGATAAAAAGCCTGGAGACACTTGACGCCCTGGCCATCGAACGGAAAACCGAACAGCGGATACGCCGCATGCCGCACGATGTCGCCTGGCTGCTGATCACCGCCGGTGTCGTCGGACTGGTCACGCCCGGTGTGCTCGGCCTGCCTTTCCTGGCCATGGGGGGGCTGGTGTTATGGCCCGGCAGCAGCACGCGCCTGGAACGGTGGCTTAACGGGCAACCGCCGCGGCTGCTGAAAGGCAGCATGAAACAGATCGGCCGTTTTCTCGACGACCTGGAACGGCGCTATCCGCCGTCTGCCCGCTAATCGTCCCCGTCCCCGATTTCCGGGGTGCGAATTCCTTTTTTCAGTCGACCGATGCTGAGCTACCGCCACGGCTTCCATGCCGGAAACTCCGCCGACGTCTTCAAGCATGCGGTGCTGACGCAGATCGTCCGCTCGCTGCTACGCAAGCCGGCCCCCTTCTTCTACCTCGACACCCATGCCGGCGCCGGCCGTTACGACCTGGAATCGGCCATGGCGAAGCAGAACCGGGAACATCGGAGCGGAATCGAGCGCTTGTGGAAGCTGCCCTCGGTACCGCCCGAGCTGGAGGATTACCTCGCCGCGGTTAGGCTGCTCAATCCAGGCGGAAGATTACGGTTTTATCCGGGTTCGCCGCTCATCGTCCGGCATTTCCTGCGCAGCGGCGACCGGATGGCTCTGTGCGAGCTGCATGGCACCGAAGTCCGATCGCTGCGCTCCAGCGTCGGTGGCGAACGGCGGATCACGGTCCACCCGATCGACGGCTACCAAGGTCTCAAAGCCTTCCTGCCGCCACCCGAGCGGCGCGGCCTCGTGCTCTGCGATCCGCCGTTTGAACTCCGCAACGAGCGCGAGCGGATGGCAGAAGCCGCGGCGGCCGCATGGAAACGCTGGCCCACCGGCATTTTCGCCTACTGGTATCCGATCCAGGATCGCCGCACCGCCGACTGGCTACGCCGGAAATTCCGCCAGACCGGCATCGACCGGTTGCTGGCGATGGAACTCTCGGTGCTGCCCGAAACCGCCGACAAGCGGATGAACGGCAGTGGCATGATCGTGGTCAACCCGCCTTGGCGCCTCGACGAACACATGAAGACCCTGCTGCCCTGGCTGCACGCAACCCTCGCCCCCGAAGGCGAAGGCGGCTGGCGTCTGGAGTGGGTGGCGGGCGAACCGGCCTGACAGGGCACGCCACCGGCTCAGTGCAGCTTGATCTTCGGCCGCAGCTTCTGGCTGAAGAAATGGGCGATCATGATCAGACCGACCCGGAACGGCCCGAACAGGGCATACTGGTGCATCTTGTAAAGGCTCAGATAGACCAGGCGCGCGATCACCCCTTCGATCATCACGCTACCTAGGAGATTTCCCATCAGATTGCCCACCGTGCTGTACTTGCCCAGGGAAACCAGAGAACCGTAGTCGCGATAGTGGTAATCGGCCAGCGCCTTGCCAGCCAGAAATCGCAGAATGTTTTTGTAAGCGGTGCTGGCCTGCTGGTGAGCCGCCTGCGCGCGCGGCGGCACCGTGGTGTTCTTTTCTGGCCAGGGACAGGCGCTGCAATCGCCGATGGCAAAGATGCGGTCATCCCGCGTCGTCTGCAACGTCTGGCGCACCACGATCTGATTGAGGCGGTTGGTTTCCAGATCGCTCTGCGCCAGGAAATCCGGCGCCTTCACTCCGGCGGCCCAGACCTTCAGCACGGCAGGGATGAATTTGCCGGTATGGGTCAGGACGCCATCCGGCCGTGCTTCCACCACCCGTTCGCCAAGGTGCAATTGGATATCGAGTGCCAGGAGCTGCTTGACCGTAGACTCCGACAGACGCGGCGGCAATTCGGGCAGCAGCCGGGGGGCGGCCTCGATCAGATGAATCTTGATGTCCGAGGGTGTGACGTTGTCGAGGCCGTAGGCTGCCAGCAGCCGGGTGGCCTGATGCAGTTGAGCCGAAAGTTCGATGCCGGTGGCACCGCCGCCGACGATCGCCACATCGAGCTGGCCGGGCTGCTTCGCCCCACCCATGGCATGGGCGCGCATATAAGCCTCCAGCAGGCGGCGGTGAAACTGCTGGGCCTCTTCCGGAGTGTCCAGAAAGACACAGTTCTGCGCCACGCCGGGAACACCGAAATCGTTGCACACACTGCCGACGGCGATGACCAGGATGTCATAGGGATAGGAACAGGCGGGAATCACCTCTTCACCCGCGGCATTGAGCAGCGGCGCAAGCTTCACCTGTCTGGCGGCGCGATCCAGACCGTTCATGCGTCCCAGAACGAAACGGAAATGGCTGGCGTTGGCCTGGGCCAGGTAATCCAGCTCGTCGTCGTTGACATCCATCGTGCCCGCCGCGACTTCATGCAGTAGAGGTTTCCAGATATGGGTGGGGTGGGCGTCGATGAGGGTCACCTGCGCCTTGCCTTTCCTGCCGAGGGTCTTGCCCAGTTTGGTTGCCAGCTCCAGGCCGCCGGCGCCGCCACCGACGATCAGAATGCGTGGTACCGGTTCCTTGCTCTGCTTTACTTGCATGCATCCCCTTCCATTCTTAGGTTGAGTCCAAAAAAGTTTAACCCCCGCGCCGGCCGCTGTCTCCTTCGCCGTGCCCTAGCCCGAACAGCTTGCGATAGCGCCGGCGTGAGGGCTTCCCGGCCAACACCGCGAAACCTTCGCTGAACTGCCGGCGGCAGCGCGACTGGCGCCGCTCCAGATGGCCGATCAGCGCGCCGATCGCCAGCAGGGTTTCGAGCGGCTGGCCTTCCTGTCTCAGGATTTCAGCCCGATACAAAAGGCGATCGCGCTGGACGGCGGCGTCCTGGAATTCGCCGAGGACGCCCTGGAGCTTCTTCAAGGGCGCGATGAGGTCCCGGAGTTCGCCATCGCCCCGGAGCGAAGCCGAAAACTCCAGCAAATAGCGAAGTTTCTTGCCCTGTTTGCGCAAAGCGTGAAAAGCTTCGGAAGGACTGTCCGGGCCGAGCGATGCGCCCTCCCGCAACATCCGCCGGTAGAGTTTCCAGATCCGCCGGCCGCTGAGCTCATCGGCGGCGGCCAGGGCATTAGGCGCCGACGGCCGCTTCGGCGCCGGCCGCTCGAGGAAGCGCTGCCAACTTTCGATCGTGCGCCGGTAATCCATACGCCGCAAACGATCCGCCAGAATCCGGTGGGCGGATGCCGCCTCCCGCTCGAGATACGACTGCAGCGGGGCCAAGGCCGGCCGCAACGACTCGGGCAGCACCGATTGGTAGAGCGGCAGATCGGCGAGCATGACGTGGCAGTCCCGCAGCGGCCCAGTCAATTCGCCCAGCCGTCCAAGCCGGTCGAGCCAGCGGCGGACCTCCCGTTCGGGAAATACGCCTTTCATCTGCCCCAGCACGGTCCGGCAGCGGCGCAAGGCTACCCGATAATCATGCAAGGCCTCACTATCGCGGTTTTCCAGTATCCCGGATTCGCTGGACTGCATGCGCTCAAGGCACTCTGCCGCGAACCGCCGCACTGCGGCATCGGCCCGCCGAGCCGGCGCGATGCCGGCCGTCGCCGTTTTTCCCTCGATCTCCTGCATCACGCCGCGC
This genomic window contains:
- a CDS encoding cation-transporting ATPase gives rise to the protein MAHSITFGSNWLRIEATAVFGPGRATIARRFARQVLALPEVESLELEPSRGYALIRHRTRKGNVDAFRRRLAAAVGADDEALTERDLPQWPADSPVTLHRHDGLISLFRIGSADVGWLELRHPLLKGDVRCLRNIEAALGALDAVRHISGHAASGTIRIRYDSDSLKPLPLIRIAERFLSTETMLRVPEPTAVDFRVANASVGLGAVGELMLPLATPVAAGLLVANNLKVLQDAGKQLGRGKLGVPVFHTALLACSIATGQVLAYALTEWSLRYWQQNWRKQLVRETRALLEDSLPIPAQTVRVGADGTESLVAPTDLHTGERVKVPAPRVIPVDGVVLAGQALVQETSLRGSQGPVRKIPGDEVLAGSVVVSGSLDIEVVRIGAETRAASLSRSVLDTATRMPSDQAMRRKAEDLADRAVLPTLATAGMGWAAGDLITAGAILHQDWVSGPGMALPMQALRDMRLALHSGALLKSASALTRLKDSDFLVIDGDLPGLLDPQLELAEVASQVPDTDAILRYAAGAGLFLGDERAEALARSCVQRRLVVRRPELLSLEADAVEVRSGRHTVSLTGALSHSKAVTAPLRMRIDGTDVAELRFTYSRLPRATQTLARLRALGMQQIFVVSSRPDDEAAELARRLGADLSGGGLNPEQKIRFLQGLKKRGVHATVVGDFGKEPATASEAYVAIGLGSQIAEGGPCDIAILGESLDPLVALMELAQGHDANVVSACRMAAIPNLLCIAGAFAGLLNGITSGIIANLGVMNVDRRMRADLQMAKVCRVPVLR
- a CDS encoding EcsC family protein, whose translation is MKHLIPAVPPSRYEAEQIRAIAAWKRRKPHLASPILNRARRPLVRLSRKVLPVPASRFALDALNKMAEQLVRDDWILRHSGCRNLEEIGAQSLEFSDRLADKVIEEGLKLATGVGAMTGAGSMGTVLVGVPALLGVALRLIHRVSQAYGYSTERTGDRSLMLHILALATADTPEERARALDDHHWQLEHHLVGDAVNDAALAVLQRIVLGRNLASFVPGLSVALNAYANRSFSRRAGLAAKRVFQERWLLDHGRIADWLAPA
- a CDS encoding 23S rRNA (adenine(2030)-N(6))-methyltransferase RlmJ — its product is MLSYRHGFHAGNSADVFKHAVLTQIVRSLLRKPAPFFYLDTHAGAGRYDLESAMAKQNREHRSGIERLWKLPSVPPELEDYLAAVRLLNPGGRLRFYPGSPLIVRHFLRSGDRMALCELHGTEVRSLRSSVGGERRITVHPIDGYQGLKAFLPPPERRGLVLCDPPFELRNERERMAEAAAAAWKRWPTGIFAYWYPIQDRRTADWLRRKFRQTGIDRLLAMELSVLPETADKRMNGSGMIVVNPPWRLDEHMKTLLPWLHATLAPEGEGGWRLEWVAGEPA
- a CDS encoding NAD(P)/FAD-dependent oxidoreductase, translating into MQVKQSKEPVPRILIVGGGAGGLELATKLGKTLGRKGKAQVTLIDAHPTHIWKPLLHEVAAGTMDVNDDELDYLAQANASHFRFVLGRMNGLDRAARQVKLAPLLNAAGEEVIPACSYPYDILVIAVGSVCNDFGVPGVAQNCVFLDTPEEAQQFHRRLLEAYMRAHAMGGAKQPGQLDVAIVGGGATGIELSAQLHQATRLLAAYGLDNVTPSDIKIHLIEAAPRLLPELPPRLSESTVKQLLALDIQLHLGERVVEARPDGVLTHTGKFIPAVLKVWAAGVKAPDFLAQSDLETNRLNQIVVRQTLQTTRDDRIFAIGDCSACPWPEKNTTVPPRAQAAHQQASTAYKNILRFLAGKALADYHYRDYGSLVSLGKYSTVGNLMGNLLGSVMIEGVIARLVYLSLYKMHQYALFGPFRVGLIMIAHFFSQKLRPKIKLH
- a CDS encoding CHAD domain-containing protein, with amino-acid sequence MLPEERGVMQEIEGKTATAGIAPARRADAAVRRFAAECLERMQSSESGILENRDSEALHDYRVALRRCRTVLGQMKGVFPEREVRRWLDRLGRLGELTGPLRDCHVMLADLPLYQSVLPESLRPALAPLQSYLEREAASAHRILADRLRRMDYRRTIESWQRFLERPAPKRPSAPNALAAADELSGRRIWKLYRRMLREGASLGPDSPSEAFHALRKQGKKLRYLLEFSASLRGDGELRDLIAPLKKLQGVLGEFQDAAVQRDRLLYRAEILRQEGQPLETLLAIGALIGHLERRQSRCRRQFSEGFAVLAGKPSRRRYRKLFGLGHGEGDSGRRGG